One Dermacentor silvarum isolate Dsil-2018 chromosome 10, BIME_Dsil_1.4, whole genome shotgun sequence genomic window carries:
- the LOC119431705 gene encoding uncharacterized protein LOC119431705, with translation MSSICPVCSNRLSSDGRFLSCVECKNGFHLGKTCSGVAESTFLSMGSLKRESWKCKHCRSSTGELSSGQLRNSAASAEADDPSSQLGSLREQLQGINDMVVTLLPLKEKVDQLLALKPRIDEVLSLRETVLELQSSVQYLATGYDTVLAQTKESDSAVKGIETQVESLTECVRKQSEEIAQFRAERNKDEQYSRLSNLELHGLPFSSGEDLRAVISELAQKLALTEFNPRDVVAVHRLPARKDKVPPVLVRFSGPSLRDTWLAARRKLRDLAQKKLYPMMYLNENLTQTNKELFWKARTKGKESSYKYVWVKNGKIFARKEDGGRVLRIATVDDVDKMT, from the coding sequence ATGTCATCGATTTGCCCGGTTTGTTCAAATCGGCTGTCAAGTGATGGCAGATTCTTGTCCTGTGTGGAATGTAAGAATGGCTTTCACTTGGGGAAAACATGCTCGGGTGTTGCTGAAAGCACTTTTCTGTCAATGGGATCCTTAAAACGGGAGAGTTGGAAATGCAAGCACTGTAGATCATCTACGGGGGAATTAAGCTCAGGGCAACTTCGCAACTCGGCTGCATCTGCAGAAGCCGATGACCCAAGCTCTCAGTTGGGCTCTCTCCGAGAACAACTACAGGGAATCAATGACATGGTTGTTACTCTTTTGCCCCTTAAAGAAAAGGTTGACCAGTTACTTGCACTAAAGCCCCGGATTGATGAGGTGTTATCTTTGAGGGAAACAGTGCTGGAGTTGCAAAGCTCTGTGCAGTATCTGGCAACAGGTTATGACACAGTCCTGGCTCAGACTAAGGAATCAGATTCAGCCGTAAAAGGTATTGAAACCCAAGTAGAATCATTAACAGAATGTGTAAGAAAACAGTCTGAGGAAATAGCCCAATTTCGCGCTGAGCGCAACAAGGACGAGCAGTACAGCAGGCTTTCCAATTTGGAACTCCACGGACTTCCATTTTCTTCAGGGGAAGACCTGCGTGCTGTCATATCAGAACTTGCACAGAAGCTAGCTTTGACAGAATTCAACCCTCGGGATGTTGTAGCGGTCCACCGATTGCCCGCCAGAAAAGATAAAGTACCACCGGTACTAGTTAGGTTCTCTGGCCCGTCATTACGGGACACTTGGCTGGCAGCACGTCGCAAACTGCGTGACTTGGCACAGAAAAAACTTTACCCCATGATGTACCTAAACGAAAATTTGACTCAGACTAACAAAGAACTATTCTGGAAAGCTCGTACCAAAGGCAAGGAAAGCTCCTATAAGTATGTGTGGGTTAAAAATGGCAAGATTTTTGCTCGAAAAGAAGACGGAGGCCGTGTGCTTCGTATCGCCACGGTTGACGACGTTGATAAGATGACTTAG